CGTAGCGCTGCCGAAAGTCAATTAGTCCGCGTTGGGGGATGAGATCATTAAATCACGTCATCATAATCTTGCTCTTCAGGATCAATATTTCGAAAGCCATGGCGGCTTTGGCGATCAGTTTCTGTACTTCGGGAAGTTTTTCATCAAGTGGGGCGCTTCCACCGCCGACATAGAGGACCGCGACCACGCGCCCCATCATCAGCAGCGGCACCAGCAGGTTGTTGAAGGGGGTGCCCCCCTTCAAGGCTTCCATGATGGCCTGGTTGCCAGGTGTCGGTGGCATCGGCCCGAGGAAGAAGCTCTTGCTCTGGTGCACCACGTTCAGCACCGACGGTTCGTTCAGGGCAAGTTCCAGCCCCTCGAACTCGGGGACCGGCTTGTTGTCCACCCGTGCCATCCACCCGGTGGCGGTGCCACCGCGCAGCAGGAAGAAGGCGACCCGCTTGAACTGGGGCCCCAGGTGACCGGTGATCAATTCGGCGATCCAGTCGCGGTCATCCGCCTCGGCTAGCCCGACCAGGACGCTCTCCAGCGAATAGTCCTGCTCCGGCTCCTCGAACTGTTCCTGGTACAGTTCGGCCAATACAGTGGGTTCGGGTGCGGGAGTGGCCGGCTGCTGGCTCGCCGGAGGCTCGGTTGCCTGGGGTGACGGAGCAGGGGCCGTGGGGGCTGCCGGAGGTACGGGCGCTGCAGCGGGTGCGAGCGAAGCTGGGGGGGGCTGGGGCACAGGGGGCGCAGGAGCTGCCTCAGTTGCCTCGGTTGCCGGAGCGGCTGGAGCGGCTGGAGCGGCAGATGCAGCAGGTGCCGTCTCGGCTTGATCCAGCACATCAAGGCTCAGTTCCTCGAGCATGGGGAGATCGATGACCTCTTCTTCGAGGTGCGCGGGCCATTCCTCGAGCGTTGCCTTAGAGGCCGCCGGCACAGGGGTGGCCGTCACCACCCGGGCCGCGGGCGCGGCGGGTTGCGGGGCAGCGGAATGAGAGGCGTGGTGCTTGGCCCTCCCCCTGCTGCCACCCTCGACGCTGATGTAGCGCACCTCGCGCTTGATCCCGTAGTACTTTTCCATAGCCGTGACGATGCGCAGCTCCGCCGCGACCACCGGCACGATGATGTAGCCCGTGGCGAAGGCGATCTCGTCGATGGCGTGCAGGTCAGTGGGATCGACCATGGCAAGGGTTACCTTGCGGTTGTTGATCGCAATGGGAATGGCTTTGTACTTCTTGACGTAGTCGAACGGGATGAGCTTTATGACGTGCGGGGGAATATCGAGCAGTTCAGCGGGAGCGGCGTAAGCGACACCAATTTTCTTACTCAGGAACTCCGCCAGGTCCAACTCGTCCAGGTACCCCATTTCCACCAGGTTGGTACCGAATCGTCCTCCGAAGATGGCCTGTCCTTTTAGAGTTTCATCCAACTGGGCCGCAGTGATCTTCCCTGCTTGGACCAGCATTTCCCCTAAGCGCATTTTCTTCAAGCTACCCTCCGCCAATGCATTAAATTACACGTGCAACTCATGGAGCCAGGGCTGGCATGACAAGGGGCCGGCATCGGTCGCAGCTGACTTTGCAAACCTGCCGGACCGACAGAAAAACAGCCTTGTTAATCAGGCGCTAATTTAGAGCCGGAGCAGGACAATGTCAATAGCAAACGCCGAGTTGCAAGGCTTAGCAAAGGTCGACAATCTCATAGCGAGTGTCTCCTACTTCCACCTCGTCTCCCACTGATTTCCCGATGAGTTGGCTACCCAGCGGAGAGGCCGCGGTGATCACCAGTATTTCCTCGCCGTCGACGTGCAATTTAAGGCCACCTTCCTGGGGGCCTATGAAGAAGGTCTTACTGGTTCCCTCCTCGTCCTGGAGCGTCACCAAGGCCGTCAGTCGAATAGTGTCGGCCTCTCCGAATGAATGTAGCGCGAGGTGCCGGTACGTCTGAAGGGCATGCTTCAGCTCCTGAGCCCGGTTCGCCTGCCCCTGCGCCACGTATGACGCCTCGAGGCTGAGCGTATCGTACTTGTTGTCGGGGATATTTTCTTCATGGATAGCTGCTTCGTGGGCGGCTTTTGCGGCATGGGACAAAACCGACAGGTCGTGCGTCAGTCTTTCGATGATAAGCCGGTGCAAACGGCTCTTTCTGGTGGTAACGATGGGGAACCTTCCTGAGCTGAAATGTGCAGCCGGCGCCGTACCAGGACGAGCGCCGGACGTTGATGGGAACCGATACTATAACGCGGCAGGGAATCTGTCAAAAGGAAGATGGTCACATTCCCGGGTACCAGTTGACCCCGAAGAGATGCATGTTCATGCCGGGATTGATTTTGCCGTTAAATCCTGCATTGGACATGTGTTGGAACCGGTAGGAAAGAGCAAAGGCCGGGGTGAAGTGATAGACAATGCCGGCGTGGGAAATGAACTGCTCGATGCCGTTGTAATCTCTCCCGCCGAATCTCTCGCGGCTCAAAACGGCGACGCTGACGCCGAGGTCTAGTTCAACAGATTTGGGATTGCCGACCTCCAAGGCGGGACCAAGGGAGCCGATAAACCCGAGGTCTTCTCCACTGGAAAGTGCGCCGGCCGTAAGGGCAACCAGGGGAGATACGCCCCATCCGCCCTCGCTGCGCAGACTCCAGGGGAGTTGGTAGCCGGCGAAGGCCTCGAATATCTGGGCGCCGTGGTCCTTGTCATCGGCTGAGAAACCTCCTCGCACCCCGATGGGGCCCCAGCGGTTGGCCGACGCGGAGCCTGCTGCCCCCAGAGACAGAGCGAATGCGATCAAAACCAGATGGAGGATCGTTCTCATGGCGCTCTCCGGATTAGGGTTGGTTAACGACATATCATTTAAGCTGGTATTTTGGTAAATTCAAGCAGCCGCTACCAAACCCAGTACTCGGGACGGTGTTTCCCTGCGACAGCCACCGGCCGTGGCCGTACACTGTCCCTTGCGGAAAAATATCGCCGGATGTACTATTTAATTGGCGTCATCAGGCAGAAAGAGGCAGGCTTGTAACAAGCCCAAAGGAGGTGGCCATGAAGGGATACCAACTGGTAAAGGAGATCAGAGAAGCGAAGGGCGCTCACCCCGACCGGGTATTCATCAAGTGGTGGCGTAATGAGGAGGACTTCATTGACTTTGACCTGCTTGACAGGTTTCTGCAGAATCTGAAAGAGAGTGAGAAGATCGACGGCTTCGAGTTGATCAACGAAGATGAGATGTGGCGTACTTTGGAGGCCCGGTGTCAGGGCCGGGTGTCCAGAGAGAAAAGAGATGGTGATTGGGTGCTGCACTGGACGCCGCCGCCGAACACAAAGGTGGAGGAAGGGCAGACCGAGTATCCGTACACGCCAGAGTCAATGGTGAAGATCCTGGATTCAGAAACCAACTACAACTACGTCGACTGACCGGGCCACAAGGCCGCCGGTGGTCGGGGTAAAAAAGAGAGGGGCGAAGCGATTCGCCCCTTTTTTTTTGCTAGCGTCCCTTCGCCAGCATCTTGAAGAAATCAAGCACCTTGTCCGGGTGTTCCGATGCCTTGGCCACCTTGGGCCAATGCTTGATGATGGTTCCTTCCGGCGAGATGACGACGGTAGAGCGGATGGTGCCCATGGTGGTTTTACCATATTGCACCTTTTCGCCGAAGGCGCCGTAGGTTTTCATGACAGAGGCGTCCGGGTCGGAGAGGAGGGTGAAGGGGAGCTTGAAATCGGCGATGAACTTGT
This window of the Geomonas agri genome carries:
- a CDS encoding acyloxyacyl hydrolase, whose protein sequence is MRTILHLVLIAFALSLGAAGSASANRWGPIGVRGGFSADDKDHGAQIFEAFAGYQLPWSLRSEGGWGVSPLVALTAGALSSGEDLGFIGSLGPALEVGNPKSVELDLGVSVAVLSRERFGGRDYNGIEQFISHAGIVYHFTPAFALSYRFQHMSNAGFNGKINPGMNMHLFGVNWYPGM
- a CDS encoding GreA/GreB family elongation factor translates to MHRLIIERLTHDLSVLSHAAKAAHEAAIHEENIPDNKYDTLSLEASYVAQGQANRAQELKHALQTYRHLALHSFGEADTIRLTALVTLQDEEGTSKTFFIGPQEGGLKLHVDGEEILVITAASPLGSQLIGKSVGDEVEVGDTRYEIVDLC
- a CDS encoding peroxiredoxin; this encodes MFLEGQKAPDFKLQGSDGKEHTLADYRGRILVLFFYPRDNTPGCTAEAVGFAKLHSLFEQLGAVLVGVSKDSMKSHDKFIADFKLPFTLLSDPDASVMKTYGAFGEKVQYGKTTMGTIRSTVVISPEGTIIKHWPKVAKASEHPDKVLDFFKMLAKGR
- a CDS encoding GspE/PulE/PilB domain-containing protein; its protein translation is MRLGEMLVQAGKITAAQLDETLKGQAIFGGRFGTNLVEMGYLDELDLAEFLSKKIGVAYAAPAELLDIPPHVIKLIPFDYVKKYKAIPIAINNRKVTLAMVDPTDLHAIDEIAFATGYIIVPVVAAELRIVTAMEKYYGIKREVRYISVEGGSRGRAKHHASHSAAPQPAAPAARVVTATPVPAASKATLEEWPAHLEEEVIDLPMLEELSLDVLDQAETAPAASAAPAAPAAPATEATEAAPAPPVPQPPPASLAPAAAPVPPAAPTAPAPSPQATEPPASQQPATPAPEPTVLAELYQEQFEEPEQDYSLESVLVGLAEADDRDWIAELITGHLGPQFKRVAFFLLRGGTATGWMARVDNKPVPEFEGLELALNEPSVLNVVHQSKSFFLGPMPPTPGNQAIMEALKGGTPFNNLLVPLLMMGRVVAVLYVGGGSAPLDEKLPEVQKLIAKAAMAFEILILKSKIMMT